Genomic window (Neodiprion lecontei isolate iyNeoLeco1 chromosome 7, iyNeoLeco1.1, whole genome shotgun sequence):
ATTTCGATGACCATTCTATCTAACACGtgaggatttttattttcaggttGTCCTTGCAAGACCGGGTGACTTTCATGTAGCAGTCAGGGAGACGTGCTTCGCCGAAACTGGCATGGAACATGGTAAAATAACATCTTGCTTTATTCTTCAATATCCTACTCAGTTCACTTCGCAAGTCGCTGTTTGGAAATGCTTTTGGAGCGGGATCGTCTGGAGTTGGTCTTATTTGATGTGACAATTATTAGCAATTCCGCATTACTGAAACACGACAAAATCTACCACCAGTTCTTACCTCAGTTGATTCGAATGTTACGTCTAAATCTAACCCACTGGACAAACTggttttaatctttttttttctatgcatTCGAAAACCCAGAGTCAGAAGACGCGGCCTATTTTGCAAATCCAAAGGTGAAGAGCTACCTGAGATGTTTCTTCGAGGGCAAACACTTGGTAATTTAATGATTGGCTGTAATCAGGGAATAAGTAACGATTCCTCTTGCCTTCCGATCGTTCGTAATCCTTTCTCGTCCGCAGTTCCGTGAAAACGGTGATTTCGACACTGCCGGGTTCCTTCTGCTGATCGACAACGACGACACGGTTCGCGCCGGGGCAAAACCATTGGCGGAGAAATGCGTGAAAGAGCACTCGAAAATTGAGGATAGACGCGAAATGTCGTACGAAGTGATGAAGTGCTTCTTCGAAGGATATCCAGCGGTGAGTAGTTTGCGCTTTAAAAAGTTTCGCAACGCAACACGAAGTCAAAAGACGGCAAGGACATGATTCAAAATCGTGAGAGATCAAATTTGTATCACTGGGTATATTATTCGacgagaaaacaaattcaCCGCCCCCTTGTTCAGGTACTGGCTGAATTTTCGTAGCTCGCTCGGACAAAACCAGCCAGGTTCTATGAGATTTGGATAAAGCAAACGAACCTttaaatacataaattataaagcTGCCCTGAATCATCATACTGTCGATACAGTTCTATTCAATTTGATAAAAGTACTTTGGGTCTTCTACTCCAGAGCAAGCTGCGTATGACCGATCGTGAGAAGAgcataattttttcgaatcaatACCACAATATCTCGACGTTTGTCCTTGCGTCTTATTCGTAGTATGAATGCTTTTTCATGTTGTTTGATAACTCCGCGACGGTCGTTCTTGTTCCGTTACGTAATCTTGGCGGATATAAAATTCTCAACTAAATCCTGTTTTTAATCTTGAACACTGCAAAGGCATTCCGGGCAGTTTAAGTTTAAGTAGTTTTAGAAAATTAACGCTTTCATCCGCATCAATCGTATTCGTTGTTTCAGATCTTCCCGCAGATGGGAATATTCGAGCCTCCTCATGGTTGGTAATAAACGACGCGAAGAGAACAGGATTTATCGATAGTTGGCGAGACGTGTGTTGGAgtttgtctgttttttttttttgtcaaagttTTACTACCTATTCTGATGACATGATGTTCGTATGATATTCACTGTTGTACCCTAATTCTATCCAAGTAATAAAGCATATTTTAAACTCAAACCATGCAGtacgaatcaattttattttcattttattttgaaatagtATTACGATTTAGTcggattaattattattacaccgAAGGGGTAAgaggaaatttttgataaaagttAGAGTT
Coding sequences:
- the LOC124295308 gene encoding uncharacterized protein LOC124295308, producing MNYFLLTFACLFIASEVVLARPGDFHVAVRETCFAETGMEHESEDAAYFANPKVKSYLRCFFEGKHLFRENGDFDTAGFLLLIDNDDTVRAGAKPLAEKCVKEHSKIEDRREMSYEVMKCFFEGYPAIFPQMGIFEPPHGW